The Anoplopoma fimbria isolate UVic2021 breed Golden Eagle Sablefish chromosome 9, Afim_UVic_2022, whole genome shotgun sequence genome contains the following window.
AACAGAAGGAACTTTGAAAAGCCATATTTTTAGAAATcacaggaaacagagaggatATCTTTGTGTAATGCATTTTGTAGTGCAGTTATTCCTGGAGTCCTCATTCTGCTACAAGAAGGGAGCCAAGCAGGCactctgaagtttttttttttcttttaaatgggTGCATTTGAGATACAAGGTATTTTCAGGACATCTCCTCAGAGGGTGTGCAGCATGTTAATCACATCCAAACGAAGGCCCTAAGGGGTCATCTGAGCTGCCACATAAGCAGTGTTGTCATGAAATGTGTACAGCTTCACATGTAGGTCATTACATAAATGTTTAACACAAGAAATGCGTAAAAGCGTTAACGGCAAGAATGACTTACTCCTAAAAGGCTCAGTTTCTTGCTTGCTCCCTTCAGCACCACCTACAGTtggaaaaaaggagaaggagagacatATTGTGTCGTGTGAATGATGTGTAAGCACACAGTTATGTTGGCAGAAAATCTacagtgcaaaacaaacatttcacaagGGTTCAATGTCCTGATGTGACTAGTTTAAAACTATCTGCaagagtggtgtgtgtgtgtgtgtgtgtgtgtgtgtgtgtgtgtgtgtgtgtgtgtgtgtgtgtgtgtgtgtgtgtgtgtgtgtgtgtgtgtgtgtgtgtgtgtgtgtgtgtgtgtgtgtgtgtgtgtgtgtgtgtgtgtgtgtgtgtgtgtgtactcttttatttttgcatagtttaaaagaaacatcaatatgaatacatataatacagaCAGCTGCAGCTGGAGTTTAACCTTCCCTGAAGCTGTAAACATTGTCACTGTCACTACACAACATTGTGACACCCCACTGCTACCTGCTCACCATGTCAGGCTTTATCACACTGCAGCTGGGTGAACAGTTTTGAATCAGAGGGCGGCTAAGGACATGGATGAAGTCAAGGTCATGTATAAACGGCTGTGTGAGGTTTCACAGTTGACGATAACAGTGTGAAATGCTATATTAGTAGTCTATTTATAACCTGCCTCAGAAGCTGGTGTTACATGTTCACCCGCAGTGACATATACTGCAGTGACTACATACCTCATTGTAGCTGAACTGCTCCCTTGTTCCTTGTTGTTTCAACCTgagtgaggcagagggagaaaaaacatctgtacaGTAAAGTCATAACAACTGTAACTTAAGTCAGTGGTTCCAAACTTGGATGTCGGGGCCTCGCAAAGGCTCTCGAGACGAATCTAAGAATAAGCAAGATGAtggtagaaaataaaataaaaactttctttctttcttgtaaaATATTGTATCAGGTCTCAGGTTTATTCAAATGAAGACATATGAGAAAATCACTCTTTGACTGAACAGCAGACTGGTTGCGAGGGGTCACAAGGAAATATTGCTTCATGTTTGGGGGTCACGGGCAAATCAAATATTTGGAACCACTGACTTCAGtcatctatgtttttttttaatcaaagctctgtatatattcatatagaACTAGCACTACGCTACAGTCAAATTACTATGGATGAATAGGCATTAGCATACAGAAACTTGATTGCAATTTATTACTAGATTGATtgcatttttaatttgcatcacTCTACTGCCCGACTGATGCTGGGTTTTTGAGGccaataataatcaatattttagaaAAGTCTCATACTGATTTTATAtcattgtttaattttgtttaacacataacaataataaaacattttgatgagGGCCCTTTAAATGTGATGTTTACATCTGCATTCATGGATTTCTATCACCTTGTGAAGTTGATGAGGGGAAGATGTCTCCTCACAGTTGCTTATTTAAACATTCAGCAGATACAGAGCaaaatttgcattcattttagtCCAGTATTTACTGTCCTTGTAGCACTTTTTTTCTAGATAGCTAATCAGCTAGTTTGTCACTAACTTGGTCTGTCTAAtttttggtgctgggcaggtagtaACTTATACTGAGTTTTAGAGCCTTTTACTAAAAATAGCTGCCTAGAGACCGATATAACTTATGTTAATTGTATTAAATAGCCATGCTTTTGCTTTTCCTTTCATATTTATAGCTACTAGCAtagattgaaatgtttttctattataACAATTATAGACCATATGTAGCAACTTGCCCTGTAGTTCACCGCTACATACAATTGCACCATTATTGCTGCTAAGGTACCATATTAAGACCTTCATAAATAGCTAATTTAGAAATGAATTTGAACCTGCTGTGGCCCGTGTGTTGCAATGCTTGTTCAAACTGCTAAGAGCTCTCTTATAAGATTGCCCTCTTGCTAATGTCAATTGTctttttgtactttgtacttGTTCCCATGTTTCTCGTATACcttcctcactctctccccAGATTTTCACCCAGTCCATCTTTCCCCCAAACTCCCCCTACCTACCTGAAAAGGTAGCAGCAGAAGATGAGGCTGAGCATGAAGACGAAGAGGCCGATGCCCAGCACAATGACATACACATTGAGCGGGAGGTGATAGATGTCGGACGTCATGCTGCAGTAGTGTTCAGAGCGCTGAGAACCCAAACCACACAGGCATCCTGGTAAGAAGAGTTTGTTGATTATGATTAcatatttaacacacatttatgtttctTATATTGTTAAATGTCATTGTGAGGGACTATCATGACTATCATCAGTTTACCTCAAACCTGTTTATTTATAGGTTTCTctattatatgtttgtttacagCATCAGcctttaaattgcattttccATCTCAAAATAGAGAGCTACTGAACAAAAAAACCAGCCTGGTAccttaattgttttctttcctatAACAAAGACCAAAGCTCCACTTAGATCTACGGTATTCAGTTGTTAGCATTGACAGTGCAAATCTAAATTGGAAGCATAGACTTAAGATGCTGCAATTTGTGCAGACAGTTGCTCTGTTATGAGTTTAGAGAGCAGTTAAGCTCTTGGGATCTGTGGAAATTATTTTCCCCGGTAAAGGaatgattattatttgaaatcagtaaacattgtttttaaactctACAGTGATGAGCAAGAGGAATCATGGCAGAGAAGTAGGATATTGTTGATCATTATCTACAACTTGAAACTAACGTACCATCGTCGCCAACAGGCACAAAATGTCCCCATATGTCTGCTTGACAATGCAAATGTGGCACCCTGGCTCATCTCCACACAATCAAGAGCTTTACAAGATATCTGGCGaggatttttaaataattgttggtgttttgttttgatgcaGGTGTTTCCAGGGAGCATCGACTGGCACTGTGGTGGCAACTGAGGCAATCACAGGTCTGTGCGTTAATTGGCTGTGAACAAGACAAACATGGAGGACAGACACCACTTCCGCTTCACCACCATCTGTTCCACAGACTCTATAGAGGTAActggtggagtgtgtgtgtgtgtgtgtgtgtgtgtgtgtgtgtgtgtgtgtgtgtgtgtgtgtgtgtgtgtgtgtgtgtgtgtgtgtgtgtgtgtgtgtgtgtgtgtgtgtgtgtgtgttagcactTGGGGGATGGAAGGGTAGGGATGTCTGGTGCCTGtctgaattgtgtgtgtgttgcaggtggTGGGGGTTGGTGTATATAAAACAGATTGAACTCTGGGGACTAAAGGACCAGTTGGTAAAACAATAGCAGAGGGAAGCCCCACTTCCACAGGCCACATGCGTTCCTATTCATTTGCAGCAAGGATGTTCTTTGCCAGCCGCTAAATGTCCATGTGTCTCTCTTTAGAGTGAATGAATGGGTACAGCTTGCACTCTGTGGGGGGTATGGGTTGGATAATTTGACATGGCTGGGTGGTTGGGGGATTTAGGGGGGGGTAGGGAAGATCTAGGGTAACATAATGAGAGATACAATTATGAAGCAGGCATGGATGCACGGCAGAATCAGtcaacagcaacacaacaaGAATGTAGTAAAGTTAGAGAATACGATATCTTCAGTTTCAGTTGTCATGGCTGTCAAACAAACATGACCttgaattattttcttattttaagtAAGGCCTCCACTCTCTCAGTAATTAAACGTTTCTCAAGTACGCCCACTATGGGGATCCCATAAGCCAGCAACTAAGTAACTGAGTTTATGTGATACAAGTATGTACACGCGCCACCACCTCTTGTTTATTTGGCAGACAGCAGAGAAATCTACTCACTTACCGTTACACCATTGGAATGGTTGCATGAAATTTGACtcccagagcagcagcagtaaatCCGGGCCGTGTCAGGAGAAGGCTGGAGAGGAGCCAAGCTCGTGGGCCGAAGCTACAGACACTGAAACTGTTTGGAGCCTGGACTGAGTCCCTCTGAGCTGGATGGCTCTTTTGTTGGGTTGTGTCAGCCGCTCAGAAAACAACCATCAAGATTTTCAGATTTGCTCAGATTCCACAAATCTCAGCAGTCTGTGCTTCCCAGCATTCCCAAATCTGGATTAACCACTCCGTGTAAGGATTGGGAGATTTGGGACTGGGGTTTGGAACGGCAGCGAAGACCTCATGTGCTCCTGGATTCCAGGGAGAATGATGTCATCAcaggggagagaagaagaaacaaagaaatcttGTTGACAAGAACTGATTGTTATTCCGATGTCTCATACCATGTGTTATTCAGGAGTTGTTATTGTAATAAAAAGCTGAATCTCACTCAGTCACAATGTCATAAACAACACTGGCTGCTTGGTAACAGGAAATACTTACATTTCCAGCAGAATTGGGCCTCTATACTTTGCGTCTGCAGTGTCGTCCCCTCACCAAATTCAATGACATCCACTGCTCAAAATGACAGTCCTCGTCCAATGGAGGTAATTATCTGGCATTAGTCTGCGCTTTGTCTTCCTCccaaagctgctttttttaacAGAGGATTTTCACAAGTCTCATCCCCCACTCCTCTgttgtctcctcctccagtcctcTGATCTTGCAGCGGGTATTCCTCTTCAGTATAGAAGGCAAAGATGTGCTGCTTTCCTCAAAGCCCAAACAAAGTGAGGACAGCTCCATGCAGTCAACAACAGTCCTCTAGCTGGGATTGGTGTTTTGCTGGTGAGCGTGGGTTTTGTGTGTCAGTtagtgcttgtgtttgtgtgtgtgtgtgtgtgtgtgtgtgtgtgtgtgtgtgtgtgtgtgcatagggGGGGGATCCTACTCTCCCTCTAACCATCTGCTCCTtcaattgagaaaaaaaaaaccagagacAAAGGCAGTGTGTGCAGaagtgtgtctgcgtgtgtcgTATTCAGACTCTCCCACCTCCAGCTGGCTTTGTCAGGGCAGGCTTCCCCTTTTCCTCTTTCAGTCTGAAATGGTTGCTCAGAGAGAGCCTGCAATTCGCCTTTCCCTTCCTCCCCTTgctcctgctctgctctgccttGGGTTTGTAAACAGATCTCTGCTCATGTGACCAGCCGTTTTGCCTCGcaactctcctctccctcagccCTCCCTCACTACCTCAGCCCTCCAATCTGTAGGCAGAAGGAAGGCAGAATGAGCCTGACACTGACGAATAGGGCGCCTGCAAGCATGCTGATGTGTATGTGCCTGTGTGCGCACGCCCTGTGCATGTAtatgtgagagggagagaagagagacatttGCAGCAAAGTCGAGGGAGGCCCCGGCCAGTAGCATGCGCACGGCCGATGTCCtgacaaccaaaacaaagccaTTTCTGTGAAGTTGAGGTCAGCAATAGACGAAATGATGCAACCTCATTCACCGTTTCCTTCCTTCACAAATATAGGGATCGTATTTTTAGATCTACAGCAGATTATTAttcatgtttgctttgtttgaTCTATACTTGAACGTCCTGTCACTCTCTTGCAAAGGAAGAACAAGGCAGAAAGAGCAGGGtagagggaaagagagatgtGTCAATAGAGGCAACAAAGCAGGAAGCAGGACATAAAGTGAAAAACAgggagacacagaaagaaaaagttaaagcCTGGACAAAGACGTTGCCTGCACGTGCACCCCCACACCAGCGGCCTTGGCTGCCAAATCGCTGAGGGAGAGAACAGCTGCTGGGCCACTGGGCGAGCTGTGAGACGGTCAAGGCGGGTGCTGCTTCA
Protein-coding sequences here:
- the zgc:175214 gene encoding RING finger protein 122; this encodes MQPFQWCNGCLCGLGSQRSEHYCSMTSDIYHLPLNVYVIVLGIGLFVFMLSLIFCCYLFRLKQQGTREQFSYNEVVLKGASKKLSLLGQTCAVCLEEFRTRDELGVCPCSHAFHKKCLLKWLEIRSVCPMCNKPILRLHTDAPQGAEGPMDPEEV